A single region of the Salarchaeum japonicum genome encodes:
- a CDS encoding DUF47 domain-containing protein, which translates to MEAAGVTDDRIEELSETYLEEVTECVSALDGVFDGTESGVERVESLESRCDETGRALRSALGAAAPTFRGVYLQAGDLAEFYTRTDEVANHAEAVALDYRATGAYLGPVRPHLREMVADAVVASAHLETATAAYLADGEDDTVSEAVSRIRELERACDDRRHDAVRVAFEQRDAADALVVRELVRGVDAVVDAVEDAADHIEFMVSLSP; encoded by the coding sequence ATGGAGGCAGCCGGTGTGACCGACGACCGTATCGAGGAGCTGAGCGAGACGTACCTCGAAGAGGTGACGGAGTGCGTGAGCGCGCTGGACGGCGTGTTCGACGGCACCGAGTCCGGCGTCGAGCGCGTCGAATCCCTGGAGTCGCGGTGCGACGAGACGGGGCGCGCGCTCCGGTCGGCGCTCGGCGCGGCCGCCCCGACGTTCCGCGGCGTCTACCTGCAGGCGGGCGACCTCGCGGAGTTCTACACGCGCACGGACGAGGTCGCGAACCACGCTGAGGCCGTCGCGCTCGACTACCGCGCGACCGGCGCGTACCTCGGGCCCGTCCGCCCGCACCTCCGGGAGATGGTGGCGGACGCGGTGGTGGCGAGCGCGCACCTCGAAACCGCGACCGCCGCCTACCTCGCGGACGGCGAGGACGACACGGTCTCCGAGGCGGTGTCCCGCATCCGGGAACTGGAGCGCGCGTGCGACGACCGCCGGCACGACGCCGTCCGCGTCGCGTTCGAACAGCGGGACGCGGCGGACGCGCTCGTCGTGCGCGAACTCGTGCGGGGCGTCGACGCGGTCGTGGACGCCGTCGAGGACGCCGCCGACCACATCGAGTTCATGGTGTCGCTCTCGCCCTAG
- a CDS encoding DUF5805 domain-containing protein translates to MSENAERTSVKAYVPRWQKEEWVADAEELDMTQSEFVRAMVQAGRRNIDIGVEEGGSGGVDPGGNGGETGLEEDVRSCLESEGTLDWEELLAAVTDDVEDQVEAAIQSLEDEGAVRYRPREGGYTLVDE, encoded by the coding sequence ATGAGCGAGAATGCAGAGCGCACGTCGGTGAAGGCGTACGTGCCGCGGTGGCAGAAGGAGGAGTGGGTCGCGGACGCCGAGGAGTTGGATATGACGCAGAGCGAGTTCGTGCGGGCGATGGTGCAGGCGGGCCGGCGGAACATCGATATCGGTGTCGAGGAGGGTGGTTCTGGGGGCGTAGACCCTGGGGGTAACGGCGGTGAAACGGGGTTGGAAGAGGACGTTCGGTCGTGTCTGGAGTCCGAGGGGACGCTGGACTGGGAGGAGTTGCTCGCGGCGGTGACCGACGACGTGGAAGACCAGGTCGAGGCCGCGATCCAGTCGCTCGAAGACGAGGGCGCGGTTCGGTATCGGCCGCGCGAGGGCGGGTACACGCTGGTGGACGAATGA
- a CDS encoding extracellular solute-binding protein, with protein sequence MTERSFHTRRGVLAGGTALLGSLAGCATVLSDGDDTPKPTLDDFRGDTGLVGERPVPDGPRIADLPELDGRLTVYVAGSASERYERLVGLFERTYPGFDPTLRVEPAEVLVAALREQAEAGNVRADVLLATDAAAVDTLADDDLTAPLPDDVTARVPRRFRPTDTWVGVGAHSRALAYDAAAFDADAMPTSVHALPDDVPGSIAWAPRSYGFRTFVTALRALAGRDTAREWLRSVLAADTETVDGEFFAVNAVAHGDASLALASHQDVLRVRAGEDAPDLGLAFTEGDAGALVNATAAAVLRASSAATLAREFVRHLLSAEAQEFVATDALAYPVTDGVAPIAALPPMDALSPPALSLATLGDVARTESLLQEVGILP encoded by the coding sequence ATGACCGAGCGGTCGTTCCACACGCGCCGCGGCGTCCTCGCCGGCGGCACCGCCCTCCTCGGGTCGCTCGCCGGCTGTGCGACCGTGCTCAGCGACGGCGACGACACCCCGAAACCGACGCTCGACGACTTCCGCGGCGACACCGGTCTCGTGGGCGAACGCCCCGTACCGGACGGGCCGCGCATCGCCGACCTCCCCGAACTCGACGGCCGCCTCACCGTCTACGTCGCGGGGAGCGCGAGCGAGCGCTACGAACGCCTCGTCGGCCTCTTCGAGCGCACGTACCCCGGGTTCGACCCGACGCTCCGCGTCGAACCCGCGGAGGTGCTCGTCGCCGCGCTCCGCGAGCAGGCGGAGGCCGGGAACGTCCGCGCGGACGTCCTGCTGGCGACGGACGCCGCCGCCGTGGACACGCTCGCGGACGACGACCTCACCGCGCCGCTCCCGGACGACGTGACGGCGCGCGTCCCCCGGCGGTTCCGTCCGACCGACACCTGGGTGGGCGTCGGCGCGCACTCCCGCGCGCTCGCCTACGACGCCGCGGCGTTCGACGCGGACGCGATGCCGACGAGCGTCCACGCGCTCCCGGACGACGTCCCGGGGTCGATTGCGTGGGCGCCGCGCTCCTACGGCTTCCGGACGTTCGTCACCGCGCTCCGCGCGCTCGCCGGCCGGGACACCGCCCGCGAGTGGTTGCGTTCCGTGCTCGCCGCCGACACCGAGACCGTGGACGGCGAGTTCTTCGCCGTGAACGCCGTCGCGCACGGAGACGCGTCGCTCGCGCTCGCCTCCCACCAGGACGTGCTCCGTGTTCGCGCCGGCGAGGACGCGCCCGACCTCGGCCTCGCGTTCACCGAGGGTGACGCGGGCGCGCTCGTCAACGCCACCGCCGCCGCCGTCCTCCGCGCGAGCAGCGCCGCGACGCTCGCACGCGAGTTCGTCCGCCACCTCCTCAGCGCCGAGGCCCAGGAGTTCGTCGCCACCGACGCGCTCGCCTACCCGGTCACCGACGGCGTCGCGCCGATAGCGGCGCTCCCGCCGATGGACGCGCTCTCCCCGCCCGCGCTCTCGCTCGCCACGCTCGGTGACGTGGCGCGAACCGAGTCCCTGCTCCAGGAGGTCGGGATTCTCCCCTAG
- a CDS encoding AAA domain-containing protein, giving the protein MTPAFDEWRVTDATLFQGTLREEYRPIDVALAARNAMEALGIRAPSGDAYVVPLFDGDDPVLTDEYVLFRPEKEQVGWHDTSFGISGRERFVDCADAAGTEIGHRVQFWLRDDITPSDAGLSDDDRPPSELAPAEPHAVDEAAVLGDLREFVRTEKDAERSGARRAYCELGLGESIRRGEAAGPFAFVGTTRDEMGDVAFVLQHVGDDASLRRDEGLFPGNRCLLDARGGPSWLPLDVELVSVETPHATFRPLDPGIDDETLERALNEADAWLTSLLNPVPFQRRLDAIDAVGADDAKRALLAGTRPLGFTVNEHSDYTPTPSLNDYQRRALVWADAAEDAVCIHGPPGTGKTRTLTAYVRYAATQGQRVLVAAHSNQAVDNLLVGDSTPDSPDPDSLHGLADDAGISLARAGGNTANDVVAAEYANEPLEGADVVAATTSAAAAFDRNRFDVGVLDEATQASRPATAIVLDCARKLVLAGDHKQLPPYSASEHDTDADSHASLFESLLERYGDGLAVPLREQYRMHEDIAAFPNEEFYDDLLETTEREESWTIGDLPALEGVDVTGPEHQDVAGNSYANPAEADAVVTEVERLRDHGLGAADVGVIAAYTGQVRLLRQRLGDAGFSDVTVDTIDSFQGGEREGVVVSFVRSNDAHASGFLELPDEGPRRLNVALTRARKRLVLVGDWTTLGTTAAHRTPGESCADVYGRLADHLGV; this is encoded by the coding sequence GTGACGCCGGCGTTCGACGAGTGGCGGGTGACGGACGCCACGCTGTTCCAGGGCACGCTCCGGGAGGAGTATCGGCCGATAGACGTGGCGCTCGCGGCGCGGAACGCGATGGAGGCGCTGGGGATTCGCGCGCCGAGCGGGGACGCGTACGTCGTTCCGCTGTTCGACGGCGACGACCCCGTGTTGACTGACGAGTACGTGTTGTTCCGGCCGGAGAAAGAGCAGGTCGGGTGGCACGACACGTCGTTCGGCATCAGCGGCCGGGAGCGGTTCGTGGACTGCGCGGACGCCGCCGGCACGGAAATCGGGCACCGCGTCCAGTTCTGGTTGCGCGACGACATCACGCCGTCGGACGCGGGGCTCTCCGACGACGACCGGCCGCCGAGCGAACTCGCGCCCGCGGAACCGCACGCGGTGGACGAGGCCGCGGTGCTGGGCGACCTCCGCGAGTTCGTGCGGACGGAGAAGGACGCGGAGCGCTCGGGGGCGCGACGCGCGTACTGCGAGCTGGGGTTGGGCGAGTCGATTCGGCGCGGGGAGGCCGCGGGCCCGTTCGCGTTCGTCGGGACGACCCGGGACGAGATGGGGGACGTCGCGTTCGTCCTCCAGCACGTCGGCGACGACGCCTCGTTGCGCCGGGACGAGGGCCTGTTCCCCGGGAATCGGTGTCTCCTGGACGCGCGCGGCGGGCCGTCGTGGCTGCCCCTGGACGTGGAACTCGTCTCGGTGGAGACCCCGCACGCGACGTTCCGTCCGCTCGACCCCGGAATCGATGACGAGACGCTCGAACGCGCGCTGAACGAGGCGGACGCCTGGCTCACCAGCCTCCTGAACCCCGTGCCGTTCCAGCGACGTCTGGACGCCATCGACGCCGTGGGCGCGGACGACGCGAAGCGCGCCCTGCTCGCGGGCACTCGACCGCTCGGGTTCACGGTGAACGAGCACTCGGACTATACTCCAACGCCGAGCTTGAACGACTACCAGCGGCGCGCGCTCGTCTGGGCGGACGCCGCCGAGGACGCCGTCTGCATCCACGGGCCGCCCGGAACCGGGAAGACGCGGACGCTCACCGCGTACGTTCGGTACGCCGCGACGCAGGGCCAGCGCGTGCTCGTCGCCGCGCACTCGAATCAGGCCGTGGACAACCTCCTCGTCGGGGACAGCACGCCCGACAGCCCCGACCCCGACTCGCTGCACGGGCTCGCGGACGACGCCGGCATCTCCCTGGCGCGCGCCGGCGGGAACACGGCGAACGACGTGGTCGCGGCGGAGTACGCGAACGAACCGCTCGAAGGCGCGGACGTGGTCGCGGCGACGACGAGCGCGGCCGCGGCGTTCGACCGGAACCGCTTCGACGTGGGCGTCCTGGACGAGGCGACGCAGGCGAGCCGGCCCGCGACCGCCATCGTCCTCGACTGCGCGCGTAAACTCGTGCTCGCCGGCGACCACAAACAGCTCCCGCCGTACAGCGCGAGCGAACACGACACCGACGCGGACTCCCACGCGTCGCTCTTCGAGTCCCTCCTGGAGCGCTACGGCGACGGCCTCGCCGTCCCGCTCCGCGAGCAGTACCGGATGCACGAGGACATCGCGGCGTTCCCGAACGAGGAGTTCTACGACGACCTCCTCGAAACCACCGAGCGAGAGGAGTCGTGGACGATAGGCGACCTCCCGGCGCTGGAGGGCGTGGACGTGACCGGGCCGGAACACCAGGACGTGGCGGGGAACTCGTACGCGAACCCCGCGGAGGCCGACGCCGTCGTCACGGAAGTCGAACGCCTCCGCGACCACGGACTCGGAGCGGCGGACGTGGGCGTCATCGCCGCCTACACCGGCCAGGTTCGACTGCTCCGCCAGCGACTCGGGGACGCCGGGTTCTCCGACGTGACCGTGGACACCATCGACTCCTTCCAGGGCGGCGAGCGCGAGGGCGTCGTCGTCTCCTTCGTTCGGAGCAACGACGCGCATGCGAGCGGGTTCC
- a CDS encoding Zn-ribbon domain-containing OB-fold protein, translating into MNAHRCPNDHLTYPGHARCPDCGEPQEDTVSLADRTAEVVTWTTSTATPPGVRQPNHLAVVEFDVDGQPVRALGQLTTDDIEIGDTVTPVHVEELRDPDAGIREPESQNWDGYRFEPA; encoded by the coding sequence ATGAACGCCCATCGCTGTCCGAACGACCACCTCACGTATCCCGGTCACGCCCGCTGTCCCGACTGCGGCGAACCACAGGAAGACACCGTCTCGCTCGCCGACCGCACGGCTGAGGTCGTCACGTGGACGACGAGCACCGCCACCCCGCCGGGCGTCCGCCAGCCCAACCACCTCGCCGTCGTCGAGTTCGACGTGGACGGCCAACCGGTGCGTGCGCTCGGCCAACTCACCACCGACGACATCGAAATCGGCGACACCGTCACACCCGTGCACGTCGAGGAACTCCGCGACCCCGACGCCGGCATCCGCGAACCCGAGAGCCAGAACTGGGACGGCTACCGGTTCGAACCCGCGTAG
- a CDS encoding tyrosine-type recombinase/integrase: MSERVEYFLEDMGFHGKSERTRAAYERVLGEYAAFLDQRGVSPADADRRDCLAWVSSIRDGRADSTVATYASYVHRFYAYMSQVGELEANPMSLVVEEMDESIDTDPARREISIPRMRSFVADIRHPLERALVMTLLKTGVRVGELCNLDLRDVTLDAPELGDAYELGGRAHLDGRTDTLFVDPDTVRGATVNGEERTASNKRKRVTLVPIDGELKRALLRWLAIRPDAPSPADPLFVSTSDAWGERLTPEMVRNVVTRHATDAGWYEPGADATENVTPHYFRHFFTTHLRDRTGDRGVVKYLRGDVADDIIDTYTHNWGDRVREVYLDSIYSLTT, from the coding sequence ATGAGCGAGCGCGTCGAGTACTTCCTGGAGGACATGGGGTTCCATGGGAAAAGCGAGCGAACGAGAGCGGCGTACGAGCGCGTTCTCGGCGAGTACGCGGCGTTTCTCGACCAGCGCGGGGTGTCGCCCGCGGACGCCGACCGCCGGGACTGCCTCGCGTGGGTGTCGTCGATTCGGGACGGTCGCGCGGACAGCACGGTCGCGACGTACGCGTCCTACGTCCATCGGTTCTACGCGTACATGTCCCAGGTCGGGGAACTGGAGGCGAACCCGATGTCGCTCGTGGTCGAGGAGATGGACGAGTCCATCGACACCGACCCGGCGCGCCGCGAGATATCGATTCCGCGCATGCGGTCGTTCGTCGCAGATATCCGCCATCCGCTGGAGCGCGCGCTCGTGATGACGCTCCTGAAGACCGGGGTTCGGGTGGGAGAGCTCTGCAACCTCGACCTCCGCGACGTCACGCTCGACGCGCCCGAACTCGGGGACGCCTACGAGCTGGGCGGGCGCGCGCACCTCGACGGCCGGACGGACACGCTGTTCGTCGACCCGGATACCGTGCGCGGCGCGACCGTGAACGGCGAGGAGCGCACGGCGTCGAACAAGCGAAAACGCGTGACGCTGGTGCCCATCGACGGCGAACTGAAGCGCGCACTCCTCCGCTGGCTCGCGATTCGCCCGGACGCGCCGTCGCCCGCAGACCCCCTGTTCGTGAGCACGAGCGACGCCTGGGGCGAACGCCTGACGCCCGAGATGGTGCGGAACGTCGTTACGCGGCACGCGACCGACGCCGGCTGGTACGAACCCGGCGCGGACGCCACCGAGAACGTCACACCCCACTACTTCCGGCACTTCTTCACCACGCATCTCCGCGACCGCACCGGCGACCGCGGCGTCGTCAAGTACCTCCGCGGCGACGTGGCCGACGACATCATCGACACGTACACCCACAACTGGGGCGACCGCGTCCGCGAGGTCTACCTCGACTCGATTTACTCGCTCACGACGTGA
- a CDS encoding thiolase family protein, translated as MDRVAVIGASMTRFGERDDWVRDLLAEAGDACLRDAGVPSDAVKHVYVSNMASGEFEGQTGVSNMLAHDLGMVGAYTQRVDQTSASGGAGIYAAWQSVASGASDMTLLVGGEKMTHRTTGEATDVIASLTHPVEYKHGVTLPSFAGLTARLYLDEYDAPRESLAAVAAKNHRNGVDNPHAQFRKEVSEQEILDSPIVADPLRLYDFCPITDGSAALLFCPESVAREYTDDYTVVSGVAGASDTHVVHERDDPTTMKGVADSADAAFEMAGRRPDDVDVAELHDMFTILEVLQLEALGFAEEGEGWRLAPDGVTERDGRLPVNTSGGLKSKGHPLGASGVAQAYELHRQLTDDAGDRQVDAAVGLACNVGGFGNCVTTTILETP; from the coding sequence ATGGACAGGGTAGCCGTAATCGGTGCGTCGATGACGCGGTTCGGCGAGCGCGACGACTGGGTGCGCGACCTGCTCGCGGAGGCCGGGGACGCCTGCCTCCGGGACGCGGGCGTACCGTCGGACGCGGTCAAACACGTCTACGTCTCGAACATGGCGAGCGGCGAGTTCGAGGGGCAGACGGGCGTCTCGAACATGCTCGCGCACGACCTCGGCATGGTCGGCGCGTACACCCAGCGCGTCGACCAGACGAGCGCGTCCGGCGGCGCGGGAATCTACGCCGCCTGGCAGTCCGTCGCGTCCGGCGCGAGCGACATGACGTTGCTCGTCGGCGGCGAGAAGATGACGCACCGAACCACGGGGGAGGCGACCGACGTCATCGCGAGCCTCACGCATCCCGTGGAGTACAAGCACGGCGTCACGCTCCCGAGCTTCGCGGGCCTCACGGCCCGGCTCTACCTCGACGAGTACGACGCGCCCCGGGAGTCGCTCGCGGCGGTCGCGGCGAAGAACCACCGGAACGGCGTGGACAACCCCCACGCCCAGTTCCGCAAGGAGGTCAGCGAACAGGAGATTCTGGACTCCCCAATCGTCGCCGACCCACTCCGGCTGTACGACTTCTGCCCCATCACGGACGGGTCGGCCGCCCTCCTGTTCTGTCCGGAGTCCGTCGCGCGCGAGTACACGGACGACTACACCGTCGTCTCCGGGGTCGCGGGCGCGAGCGACACGCACGTCGTCCACGAGCGCGACGACCCGACCACGATGAAGGGCGTCGCGGACTCCGCGGACGCCGCGTTCGAGATGGCGGGTCGGAGGCCCGACGACGTGGACGTGGCGGAACTTCACGACATGTTCACCATCCTCGAAGTCCTCCAGCTCGAAGCCCTCGGGTTCGCGGAGGAGGGCGAGGGCTGGCGGCTCGCCCCCGACGGCGTCACCGAACGCGACGGCCGCCTCCCCGTCAACACTTCGGGCGGCCTGAAGTCGAAGGGCCACCCGCTCGGCGCGAGCGGCGTCGCACAGGCCTACGAACTCCACCGGCAACTCACCGACGACGCGGGCGACCGCCAGGTCGATGCGGCGGTCGGCCTCGCCTGCAACGTCGGCGGGTTCGGGAACTGCGTCACCACCACCATCCTCGAAACGCCATGA